Below is a window of Hyphomicrobiales bacterium DNA.
CGCCGCCCATCTCATGGAGGACAAACACATCCGCCGCCTGACGGTGCTGAACCGCGACAAGGCGCCGGTGGGATTCCTCTCTGTCGATGATTTGGCGCGCTGCTCCCACGATCTCGCTGGCGGCGTGCTGGAGTCGGCCATAGGGCCTGCTCACTGAACCTGGCGACGTCTCGCTGCGGGCGGCGACGCGATGCCTTGTCGCCGCCCTTTGCATGTGGCCGCCGCCCCGTCCGTTTTCCCCAACGCCTCATCGCTTCTTTGGCTTTCGCGCCGGGCGGCGTAAGCTTGCCGTCATGAGCACCGATCAGACGGTACAGGACGAGCTTTTCCCCGACTATGAGACGACGGAGCCGCTGGCCGAGGCGGGCGCCCATTGGAGCCTGTTCCTGCCGGCGATCTTGGTCGGCGCGCTCTACGGCGCCGGCTGGCTGGGGCTCGACGTCACGGGCCGCGGCGGCGGCGCGCTGGCGCGGCTGGTGTTTCTGGTGCTGGTGGCGGCCCCGCCGCTGTTGCTCGGCCACGCCTTTCTGCGCTTCTATTCGGCCGGCGTCGTGGTCACCGCGGAGCACATTCTGGTGGCCCGCGGCTGGCCGCACCAGACCGCCGAGCGGATCCCGCTCTCCGAGGTCGAGTCGGTTTCCGTGCGCGCCTCGCTGCTTTCCCGCCTGCTTGGCTCCGGAAGCCTGCACATCCGCCTTTGGGACGGGCGCGATGTCGATGCCCGCGACCTCGCCTGGCCGCAGGACATCGTCGAGGCCCTGAACGGCCGGCTGCACGTCGTTCCACGTGATTAGGCGAGGGCTTCGGCCTCGCGGCGCACGCGGAAGGCGGGGCTCGTCTCTTCGAGCGCGACGTCGGACCGGCGCACGATCTCGCCCGCCTTGACCGCGCGCTTGAGCTTAACGCCATGAGCAAAGCCGATCGGCAGGGCGCCGATGTCGAGGCTGCGCCGCGCCGGCAGGAGCTTGCCCCACACCGTATAGCCGCCCTCGCCGTCGAGCCTCTCGCCGGCCTTCAGGTCACGCTTGGCGACCGCCGCCACGTCGGCGCGAAAGCCGTCGGGCGCCCCCGTCGGCTCGCCTCTGAAGGCGGCGTTGAGGACCGAAACCGCAAGCTCGAGGCCGATCAGATGGTAGGGCTTGAACATGGCGGCGAACTGGCCGGAAGGGTCGGTGCGAAGCCCGTACTCGCGAAAGCAGGCGGCGGCATAGGCGTTCGGCGCGCGAAACACGCAATAGACGCCCCAGCGCAGGTCGTGCGCAACTGGCGCGCCGTCGTGCTTGAGCGAGGAGACGACTTCGACCATGCCGTCGCCTTCCAGCACCCCGCCTTGCTGGCGCGGACGCAGCACGCTCGCCAGCTCGTCGGCGCCGCAGGGCGGGAAACCGAGCCCGTCGGCCGGCGGCGCGAGGCCGGTTGCGTTGGCGATCGCCGCCATCTCGATCGCCGACTTGGTGCCGTCGAGGAAGGAATTGAACATTTGCGGGTTCATGCCGACGGCCCGCGCCTCATCGGCGCTGAGGCCGTAATGGTCCCACACCTCGTCCGGGGTGACGGCGTGATATTGCGGCAGATATTTGGTGCCCTTGCCGGCGGCGACCACGTGAAAGCCGCAGGCCCGCGCCCAGTCGACCATCTCGCAGACCAGCGCCGGCTGGTCGCCATAGGCGAGCGAATAGACGCTGCCGGCCATTCGCGCCCGGGCGGCGAGCGCCGGGCCTGCGAGGCAATCGGCCTCGACATTGACCATGACGATGTGCTTGACCGCGGCGATGGCCGAAAGGGCATGGTCGATGCCGGCGATCGGATCTCCGGTCGACTCGATGACCACGTCGACGTCGCCTCGCGCGATCAGCGCTTCGCCGCTGTCGGTGAATGCGACCTTTTGGCTCAACTCCGCCGGCCAGCCGACTGCGGCGCAGGCCTGCCTTGCACGCTCGGGATCGAGATCGGCGATGGCGGTGACCGAAAGCCCCGGTGTCGAAGGCACTTGGGACAGAAACATGGCACCGAACTTGCCGGCGCCGATCAGGCCGGCGCGCACCGGGCGGCCCTCCTCGGCGCGTGCCAAGAGCTTCTTGTAAAGGTTCATGGGGGCCTCCCGCCCTTGCGCGCGGACGCTCGCGGAACTAGGGTCCGCGCGTCCGAATGAACGAGGCAAACCATGGTCCTTCTTTCCAGTTCACTCAAGAGGATCAAGCCGTCGGCGACGATCGCGGTGACCAACAAGGCGCGCGAGCTGAAGGCGGCCGGGCGCGACGTGATCGGGCTCGGCGCCGGCGAGCCCGACTTCGACACGCCCGACAATGTCAAGGAGGCGGCGATCGCGGCAATCAGGGCGGGGCATACCAAATACACCGCCGTCGACGGCATCCCGGAGCTGAAGCAGGCGATCTGCGCCAAGTTCAAGCGCGAGAACGGCCTCGCCTACAAGCCATCGCAGATCAGCGTCGGCGCCGGCGGCAAGCAGGTGCTCTACAACGCCCTGATGGCGACCCTCGATCCGGGCGACGAGGTGATCATTCCGGCGCCCTACTGGGTCAGCTATCCGGACATGGTGGCGCTCGCCGGCGGCACGCCGGTTTCCGTCGAGGCCGGCATCGAGACCGGCTTCAAGCTGACGCCGCAGGCGCTTGATCGGGCAATCGCGCCGCGGACCAAGTGGCTGATCCTCAACTCGCCGTCGAACCCGTCGGGCGCCGCCTATACGCGCGACGAGCTCAAGGCGCTGACCGACATGTTGGTAAATCATGAGCATGTGTGGGTCATGACCGACGACATGTACGAGCATCTGACCTATGACGGCTTCGAGTTCGCTACCGTCGCCGAGGTGGAGCCGAAGCTCTACGAGCGCACGCTCACCGTCAACGGCGTCTCCAAGGCCTATGCGATGACCGGCTGGCGCATCGGCTATGCCGGCGGGCCGGAGCCGCTGATCAAGGCGATGGCGACGATCCAGTCGCAGTCGACCTCGAACCCGTCGTCGATCTCGCAATGGGCGGCGGTCGAGGCGCTGAACGGCCCGCAGGGCTTCATTCCGGAGCGGGCCGCGACGTTCAAGCAACGTCGCGACCTGGTCGTGTCGATGCTGAACCAGGCGAGCGGCCTCGACTGTCCGACGCCGGAGGGCGCCTTTTACGTCTATCCCTCCTGCGCCGGCGCCATCGGCAGGAAGACGGCCGCCGGCGCGGTTCTTAAGACCGACGAGGATTTCGTCACCGCGCTGCTCGAGGAGGAAGGCGTCGCCGTCGTGCAGGGCGCGGCGTTCGGACTGTCGCCGCACTTCCGCGTCTCCTACGCCACCTCGACGGAAGCGCTCGAAGAGGCCTGCCGGCGCATCCAGCGCTTCTGCGGCAATTTGCGTTAGCGTCTTGAGATTCCTATCTATCGTGGCGGAACCGCTTTAACGGTTCCGGCGTTAGGGGTTGACGGGCCGCAACGG
It encodes the following:
- a CDS encoding SAF domain-containing protein, whose protein sequence is MNLYKKLLARAEEGRPVRAGLIGAGKFGAMFLSQVPSTPGLSVTAIADLDPERARQACAAVGWPAELSQKVAFTDSGEALIARGDVDVVIESTGDPIAGIDHALSAIAAVKHIVMVNVEADCLAGPALAARARMAGSVYSLAYGDQPALVCEMVDWARACGFHVVAAGKGTKYLPQYHAVTPDEVWDHYGLSADEARAVGMNPQMFNSFLDGTKSAIEMAAIANATGLAPPADGLGFPPCGADELASVLRPRQQGGVLEGDGMVEVVSSLKHDGAPVAHDLRWGVYCVFRAPNAYAAACFREYGLRTDPSGQFAAMFKPYHLIGLELAVSVLNAAFRGEPTGAPDGFRADVAAVAKRDLKAGERLDGEGGYTVWGKLLPARRSLDIGALPIGFAHGVKLKRAVKAGEIVRRSDVALEETSPAFRVRREAEALA
- a CDS encoding pyridoxal phosphate-dependent aminotransferase produces the protein MVLLSSSLKRIKPSATIAVTNKARELKAAGRDVIGLGAGEPDFDTPDNVKEAAIAAIRAGHTKYTAVDGIPELKQAICAKFKRENGLAYKPSQISVGAGGKQVLYNALMATLDPGDEVIIPAPYWVSYPDMVALAGGTPVSVEAGIETGFKLTPQALDRAIAPRTKWLILNSPSNPSGAAYTRDELKALTDMLVNHEHVWVMTDDMYEHLTYDGFEFATVAEVEPKLYERTLTVNGVSKAYAMTGWRIGYAGGPEPLIKAMATIQSQSTSNPSSISQWAAVEALNGPQGFIPERAATFKQRRDLVVSMLNQASGLDCPTPEGAFYVYPSCAGAIGRKTAAGAVLKTDEDFVTALLEEEGVAVVQGAAFGLSPHFRVSYATSTEALEEACRRIQRFCGNLR
- a CDS encoding PH domain-containing protein; its protein translation is MSTDQTVQDELFPDYETTEPLAEAGAHWSLFLPAILVGALYGAGWLGLDVTGRGGGALARLVFLVLVAAPPLLLGHAFLRFYSAGVVVTAEHILVARGWPHQTAERIPLSEVESVSVRASLLSRLLGSGSLHIRLWDGRDVDARDLAWPQDIVEALNGRLHVVPRD